A window of Zingiber officinale cultivar Zhangliang chromosome 5A, Zo_v1.1, whole genome shotgun sequence contains these coding sequences:
- the LOC121982527 gene encoding protein PARTING DANCERS homolog isoform X2 has product MRERERSRRKKGGRRVIVFMAGSRGSSGDSRGDPSVISIIGGGVCMMNPSWRDEQHPSFINFISSFLCANSYRLNFLPISPDLIFNNGGLSVAFIFETNWDPIRVSSVFTRVEELKRQFRFLYVVVSVPTREQNDSFNHSYFRHNIELGNPTFVPVCDREMGFEKIVKIAHARGVCKRQDAINTMKDESKELIDS; this is encoded by the exons atgagagagagagagagatctcgACGGAAGAAGGGAGGACGACGAGTCATCGTCTTCATGGCGGGCTCTCGAGGGAGCTCCGGCGATAGCCGTGGAGATCCGTCGGTTATTTCCATCATTG GTGGTGGAGTCTGCATGATGAATCCTTCATGGAGAGATGAACAGCATCCATCTTTCATCAATTTTATTTCTTCATTTCTATGTGCAAATTCCTACCGCCTAAATTTCCTTCCAATATCTCCT GACCTCATTTTCAACAATGGAGGACTGTCTGTAGCATTCATTTTTGAAACAAATTGGGATCCTATCAGGGTTTCGTCTGTCTTTACCAG AGTTGAAGAGCTGAAGAGGCAATTTAGGTTTCTGTATGTTGTTGTTTCAGTTCCAACAAGAGAACAAAATGATTCTTTCAATCATTCATACTTCAG GCACAACATAGAACTTGGTAATCCAACTTTTGTGCCTGTCTGTGATCGAGAGATGGGGTTTGAGAAGATTGTGAAGATAGCACATGCTCGTGGAG TATGTAAAAGACAAGATGCGATCAACACGATGAAAGATGAG TCCAAGGAATTGATCGATTCTTGA
- the LOC121982528 gene encoding putative ALA-interacting subunit 2 — protein sequence MEMEAGCTSASSGGTQVHYHPPLQSRAFYKFTQQNLPACRPQLTPAWVIAIFLVTGVLFIPIGLVCLRASESVVEIVERYDVECVPETYRSNKVAYIKNSLITKKCDRLIKVQKHMKAPIYVYYELDNYYQNHRRYVKSRCDKQLLHGLEYKHTSSCKPEEYNGGLPIVPCGLVAWSLFNDSYTFVRETVEMKVNRKNIAWVSDQQHKFGRNVYPFNFQNGSLIGGGNLDPDVPLSEQEDLIVWMRTAALPKFRKLYGVIEEDLVADDSLEVHILNNYNTYSFGGKKKLILTTQNWLGGKNSFLGIACMVTGIICVFLAIAFALLHVKFPRPQGDPTLLYWNMKNNIS from the exons ATGGAAATGGAGGCAGGCTGTACGTCAGCGTCCTCCGGAGGAACGCAAGTGCACTACCACCCGCCACTGCAGTCCAGAG CATTTTATAAATTCACCCAGCAAAATCTTCCAGCTTGTAGGCCACAACTAACGCCAGCTTGG GTTATTGCAATATTTCTGGTTACTGGTGTTTTATTCATACCAATTGGCCTAGTGTGTCTTCGTGCTTCAGAAAGC GTTGTGGAAATTGTAGAGCGGTATGATGTAGAATGTGTTCCAGAGACTTATAGAAGCAACAAAGTAGCTTATATCAAGAACAGTTTGATTACAAAGAAGTGTGATCGTCTAATAAAG GTTCAGAAGCATATGAAAGCACCGATATATGTTTATTATGAACTTGATAACTATTATCAGAATCATCGACG GTACGTAAAAAGTAGATGTGATAAGCAGCTTCTGCATGGATTGGAATACAAGCACACTAGTTCATGCAAACCGGAAGAGTATAATGGCGGTCTCCCAATTGTTCCTTGTGGTTTAGTCGCCTGGAGTTTGTTCAATGATTCTTACACCTTTGTGCGTGAGACTGTAGAGATGAAAGTTAACAGGAAAAACATAGCATGGGTCAGTGATCAACAGCACAAGTTTGGGAGAAATGTATATCCTTTCAATTTTCAGAATGGAAGCTTAATTGGAGGAGGCAATCTTGATCCAGATGTTCCA CTTAGCGAGCAAGAGGATCTCATAGTTTGGATGCGCACAGCTGCTCTTCCCAAGTTCAGGAAGCTTTACGGCGTTATTGAAGAGGATCTCGTAGCAGATGACAGTCTCGAAGTACACATTCTTAATAACTACAACACTTACAGTTTTGGGGGTAAGAAGAAGCTGATCCTTACAACCCAAAATTGGCTAGGAGGCAAAAACAGTTTCCTCGGGATAGCCTGTATGGTGACTGGAATCATCTGTGTTTTCCTGGCAATTGCGTTTGCACTGCTTCATGTGAAATTCCCAAG GCCTCAAGGCGATCCTACTCTCTTGTACTGGAACATGAAAAATAACATTAGTTAA
- the LOC121982527 gene encoding protein PARTING DANCERS homolog isoform X1: MRERERSRRKKGGRRVIVFMAGSRGSSGDSRGDPSVISIIGGGVCMMNPSWRDEQHPSFINFISSFLCANSYRLNFLPISPDLIFNNGGLSVAFIFETNWDPIRVSSVFTRVEELKRQFRFLYVVVSVPTREQNDSFNHSYFRHNIELGNPTFVPVCDREMGFEKIVKIAHARGVCKRQDAINTMKDERKQAVQGIDRFLRVVTSIPDIDEHDAYALVQSLGSIEAISKASKSFILETTDLSVDKAERLVSFFRDPKYYLSPKIN, encoded by the exons atgagagagagagagagatctcgACGGAAGAAGGGAGGACGACGAGTCATCGTCTTCATGGCGGGCTCTCGAGGGAGCTCCGGCGATAGCCGTGGAGATCCGTCGGTTATTTCCATCATTG GTGGTGGAGTCTGCATGATGAATCCTTCATGGAGAGATGAACAGCATCCATCTTTCATCAATTTTATTTCTTCATTTCTATGTGCAAATTCCTACCGCCTAAATTTCCTTCCAATATCTCCT GACCTCATTTTCAACAATGGAGGACTGTCTGTAGCATTCATTTTTGAAACAAATTGGGATCCTATCAGGGTTTCGTCTGTCTTTACCAG AGTTGAAGAGCTGAAGAGGCAATTTAGGTTTCTGTATGTTGTTGTTTCAGTTCCAACAAGAGAACAAAATGATTCTTTCAATCATTCATACTTCAG GCACAACATAGAACTTGGTAATCCAACTTTTGTGCCTGTCTGTGATCGAGAGATGGGGTTTGAGAAGATTGTGAAGATAGCACATGCTCGTGGAG TATGTAAAAGACAAGATGCGATCAACACGATGAAAGATGAG CGTAAGCAAGCAGTCCAAGGAATTGATCGATTCTTGAGAGTAGTCACCTCAATACCAGACATAGATGAACATGACGCATATGCG CTTGTGCAATCTCTTGGCTCAATTGAAGCAATATCAAAAGCATCCAAAAGCTTTATTCTGGAGACGACAGATCTTTCAGTTGATAAAGCAGAGAGGCTTGTAAGTTTTTTCAGAGATCCAAAGTACTATCTCAGtcccaaaattaattaa
- the LOC121982526 gene encoding transcription factor TCP24-like yields the protein MAMEENNQGCKRSRVAVGNGCSLTSKIGRKERQDEDEEEGEKRVAARIAPWQHHPSSRIFRVSRASGGKDRHSKVYTAKGLRDRRVRLSVSTAIQFYDLQDRLGYDQPSKAIEWLIKAAAAPINELPPLNGFPKLPYPMGEDAMKTNPDVEPSYKHSQQQHPSTKSGCSSTSDTSKGSVLSLSRSESRTMARERARERAAKDKEKDRGGSGHIDASPHQNLSSQTSFTELLTGGGGGGSNGSNNNVTSVAADGGENSSHNCLQKQISTADYFGQAGLFPQSQKSHQLPSGFSNQPHLGNNSSLGMLPFNIVSTSDNQEMQQFSFLQDHFFPSSAVAATGDYNLNFSISSSGFVGFNRGTLQSNSPAQLPQQHNHLQRLSSTVDGSNLQFFFGTAAGSAATPTNGENHHFPAGLDGRLQLYYGDGYRQSDMKGKRKS from the coding sequence ATGGCAATGGAGGAGAATAACCAAGGCTGCAAACGGTCCCGGGTCGCGGTGGGAAATGGCTGCAGCCTAACGTCAAAGATAGGGCGCAAGGAGCGCCAAGACGAGGACGAGGAGGAAGGCGAGAAGAGAGTCGCCGCCCGCATTGCTCCCTGGCAGCACCACCCGTCTTCGAGGATCTTTCGGGTTTCCCGCGCCTCCGGAGGAAAAGATCGGCACAGCAAAGTCTATACCGCTAAGGGCCTCCGAGACCGGCGAGTTCGCCTCTCCGTATCCACTGCAATCCAGTTTTATGATCTCCAGGACCGTCTCGGTTACGATCAGCCGAGCAAGGCTATCGAGTGGCTGATCAAGGCGGCGGCGGCTCCTATCAATGAGTTACCTCCCCTCAACGGCTTCCCCAAGCTGCCTTATCCTATGGGGGAAGACGCCATGAAGACCAATCCAGACGTCGAGCCAAGCTACAAGCATAGCCAGCAGCAGCATCCTTCGACCAAATCCGGGTGCAGCAGTACCTCGGACACCAGCAAGGGCTCGGTCTTGTCACTCTCGCGCTCCGAGAGCCGCACCATGGCCAGGGAGCGAGCGCGAGAGCGAGCCGCGAAGGACAAAGAGAAGGATAGGGGTGGCAGCGGCCACATCGATGCCTCCCCTCACCAGAATCTGAGTTCTCAGACCTCTTTCACGGAACTTCTCACcggcggtggcggcggcggcagcAACGGGTCCAACAACAACGTAACTAGTGTTGCTGCAGACGGCGGCGAGAATTCTAGCCATAACTGCCTCCAGAAGCAAATCTCGACGGCGGATTACTTCGGCCAAGCTGGTCTCTTCCCCCAGTCTCAGAAAAGTCACCAGCTGCCGTCCGGGTTTTCGAATCAACCTCACTTGGGAAACAACTCTTCATTGGGAATGCTTCCCTTTAACATTGTTTCCACTAGTGACAATCAAGAAATGCAGCAATTCTCCTTCTTGCAGGACCATTTCTTCCCTTCCTCGGCGGTGGCGGCCACAGGGGACTACAACCTCAACTTCTCAATTTCCTCCTCTGGTTTCGTGGGTTTCAATAGGGGGACCCTTCAGTCCAATTCACCAGCTCAGTTGCCTCAGCAGCACAACCATCTGCAGAGGCTCTCTTCTACAGTCGACGGATCGAACCTTCAATTCTTCTTCGGCACTGCTGCAGGTTCGGCTGCTACTCCTACCAACGGGGAGAATCATCATTTTCCGGCAGGACTTGACGGTCGTCTGCAGCTCTACTATGGGGATGGCTATCGGCAATCAGACATGAAGGGGAAAAGGAAGAGCTGA